A single genomic interval of Bacillus sp. es.036 harbors:
- a CDS encoding helix-turn-helix domain-containing protein has translation MSDQKETNAQKLAQQVGATLRSIRKEREMSLQDLAEVTDVSKLTLGKIERGEANPSLTVIWKIANGLSIPISSLLAEKEEVVISRKNEGNKVLSSNEDLTLEPMFTNSGYGSLETHRAFLKPGGQYYAEAHQEGVVEYVTVMEGKATVQVLEETYELNMYDSIKFKADQRHGYLNPNLDPAVLHFVMIYPNAKQQP, from the coding sequence GTGAGCGATCAAAAAGAAACCAATGCACAAAAGCTTGCTCAGCAAGTTGGCGCAACGTTAAGAAGTATTCGAAAAGAACGAGAAATGAGTTTGCAGGATCTTGCTGAAGTAACGGATGTTAGTAAACTGACGTTAGGGAAAATAGAAAGAGGAGAAGCGAATCCTTCTTTAACAGTCATATGGAAAATAGCGAATGGCCTTTCCATTCCGATCTCCAGTCTACTTGCAGAAAAAGAAGAAGTCGTTATTTCGAGAAAAAACGAAGGAAATAAGGTGTTGAGCTCAAATGAAGATTTGACACTCGAACCGATGTTTACGAACAGTGGCTATGGTTCTCTTGAAACACATCGTGCTTTTCTAAAACCAGGTGGTCAGTATTATGCAGAGGCGCACCAAGAGGGTGTGGTCGAATATGTGACTGTCATGGAAGGAAAGGCTACCGTTCAAGTTCTGGAGGAAACATATGAATTAAACATGTATGATTCAATTAAATTTAAGGCGGATCAGCGACATGGTTATCTCAATCCTAACCTCGATCCAGCCGTGCTTCATTTCGTCATGATCTATCCTAATGCTAAGCAACAACCATAG
- a CDS encoding SulP family inorganic anion transporter, with protein MNLSSIKQDWFGNVKNDTLAGIVVALALIPEAIAFSIIAGVDPMVGLYASFCIAVVISFVGGRPGMISAATGAMALLMVTLVADHGLQYLLAATILTGVIQFFLGVFKLARFMKFVPRSVMIGFVNSLAILIFTSQLPHFVGESWPMYLMVAGALAIIYIVPRFTKAVPSPLIAIVVITIVAISLNSGVRTVGDMGELTQALPLFLIPSIPLNFETLAIIFPYSMALAVVGLLETFLTAQIVDDLTDTDSNKNKEAKGQGMANVVAGFFGGMAGCAMIGQSVINVKSGGRGRLSTFVAGVFLMILILVLNDLLVKIPMAALVGVMIMVSIGTFDWGSLKNLHKMPRSDAAVMVVTVITVVTTHDLSKGVLAGVILSALFFASKISKVRVEEKIDEITEKKIYHIHGQLFFASVTDFVNSFDYKEEGIKAVEIDLSDAHVWDDSGVGAVDKVIMKFRQNEVDVKVTGVNQESSQLIDRLAVYNK; from the coding sequence TTGAACTTATCTTCTATTAAACAAGATTGGTTTGGCAATGTGAAAAATGATACCCTAGCAGGCATCGTTGTCGCACTTGCCTTAATCCCAGAAGCGATTGCCTTTTCCATCATCGCTGGAGTCGATCCAATGGTTGGACTATACGCAAGCTTTTGTATCGCCGTAGTGATTTCATTCGTTGGCGGTAGACCAGGAATGATTTCTGCAGCAACAGGAGCAATGGCGCTACTGATGGTAACGCTAGTCGCCGATCACGGGCTACAATATTTACTTGCAGCAACAATCTTAACAGGGGTAATCCAATTCTTCCTTGGCGTATTTAAACTTGCTCGCTTTATGAAGTTTGTCCCACGCTCTGTCATGATTGGATTTGTTAACTCACTGGCTATCTTAATTTTCACTTCACAGCTTCCACACTTTGTTGGTGAATCTTGGCCAATGTATCTAATGGTAGCAGGTGCTCTTGCGATTATTTATATTGTCCCACGCTTCACAAAAGCTGTTCCGTCACCACTTATCGCGATCGTTGTCATCACAATCGTAGCTATTTCACTAAACAGTGGCGTACGAACAGTTGGCGATATGGGCGAATTAACGCAAGCATTACCGTTATTTTTGATCCCAAGTATCCCACTGAACTTTGAAACGCTTGCGATTATCTTTCCTTATTCAATGGCTTTAGCTGTTGTTGGTTTGCTTGAAACGTTCTTAACTGCACAAATCGTGGATGATCTAACAGACACGGATAGCAATAAGAACAAAGAAGCAAAGGGTCAGGGTATGGCAAACGTAGTTGCAGGATTTTTCGGCGGAATGGCTGGTTGTGCGATGATCGGACAATCAGTTATTAACGTGAAATCAGGTGGACGAGGACGCTTATCGACATTCGTCGCTGGTGTTTTCTTAATGATTTTAATTTTAGTATTAAACGATCTACTCGTTAAAATACCAATGGCAGCCCTTGTCGGCGTTATGATCATGGTTTCAATCGGTACATTTGATTGGGGCTCACTGAAAAACCTTCATAAAATGCCGCGTTCAGACGCAGCCGTGATGGTTGTTACGGTTATTACAGTTGTCACAACACATGATCTATCAAAAGGTGTTCTTGCTGGGGTTATTCTAAGTGCCCTATTCTTTGCTTCTAAAATCTCTAAAGTACGTGTTGAAGAGAAAATTGACGAAATTACTGAGAAAAAGATTTATCACATTCATGGTCAGCTTTTCTTCGCATCTGTTACTGACTTTGTGAATAGCTTTGATTACAAAGAAGAAGGCATCAAAGCTGTCGAAATCGACTTATCTGATGCTCACGTCTGGGATGACTCAGGGGTTGGTGCTGTTGATAAAGTGATTATGAAATTCAGACAAAACGAGGTCGATGTGAAAGTAACCGGTGTGAACCAAGAGAGTTCACAACTCATTGATCGTTTAGCCGTTTATAATAAATAA
- a CDS encoding helix-turn-helix domain-containing protein yields the protein MSQDNEHHDIMTISQVAKYFQISEMTTYKLVQDGKIPAFKIGSHWRIQKSDLTELIKKLKNGERI from the coding sequence ATGAGTCAGGATAATGAGCATCATGATATTATGACAATCTCTCAAGTGGCGAAATATTTTCAAATTAGTGAGATGACCACATATAAATTAGTTCAGGATGGTAAAATTCCGGCTTTTAAAATTGGTAGTCACTGGCGTATTCAAAAGTCTGATCTTACTGAATTAATTAAGAAGCTTAAGAACGGTGAGCGGATTTAG
- a CDS encoding sugar porter family MFS transporter, whose amino-acid sequence MKRNISKGWIFFFGALGGLLYGYDTGVISGALLFIEQDIPLSDFLQGVVVSSLLGGAIVGAGMSGYVSDRFGRRRVVFAIALIYLIGSLVLALSPNAVVLIIGRVILGLAVGGSTAIVPVYLSEMAPTRSRGALASLNQLMITIGIVLAYLINYAFAPIEGWRWMLGLASVPALVLMIGVLFMPESPRWLIKRNREDEARNVMALTRKQDEIDEEMKQMKKIEEVEESTWDVLKSKWIRPMLLVGSGIAIFQQLIGINAVIYYAPTIFTKAGLGDSASILGTLGIGIVNVLMTLVAIATIDKLGRKKLLLLGNVGMSLSLAVLATILFTAELTTTIAWLTVVFLGLFIVFFSATWGPVVWVMLPELFPNKARGAATGFTTLLLSASNLIVSLFFPVLLGALGTAWVFVIFAVIGVFAFLFVMKYVPETKGRSLEDIENELRGEASAS is encoded by the coding sequence ATGAAAAGAAACATAAGCAAAGGTTGGATTTTTTTCTTCGGGGCTCTCGGGGGATTATTGTATGGATATGATACCGGTGTCATATCCGGCGCGTTATTATTTATTGAACAAGACATCCCTTTATCCGATTTTCTACAAGGGGTTGTCGTTAGCTCGCTATTAGGTGGTGCGATCGTAGGGGCTGGCATGAGCGGATATGTCTCAGACCGTTTTGGGCGAAGACGGGTTGTTTTTGCAATCGCACTCATTTATTTAATCGGTTCACTCGTATTGGCGCTATCTCCGAACGCTGTCGTTTTAATTATAGGTCGCGTTATTCTTGGACTTGCTGTCGGGGGATCCACAGCCATAGTACCTGTATACTTATCAGAAATGGCGCCAACAAGATCAAGGGGCGCACTTGCTTCACTTAATCAGTTAATGATTACGATAGGAATTGTGCTTGCTTACCTCATTAATTATGCATTTGCACCAATTGAGGGGTGGCGCTGGATGCTTGGACTCGCTTCCGTTCCAGCACTCGTCTTAATGATTGGCGTTCTCTTTATGCCAGAAAGCCCGCGCTGGCTCATCAAAAGAAATCGTGAAGATGAGGCGCGAAACGTCATGGCTTTAACGCGAAAGCAAGATGAAATTGATGAAGAAATGAAGCAAATGAAGAAGATTGAAGAAGTGGAAGAAAGCACGTGGGATGTTCTTAAATCAAAATGGATTCGACCGATGCTTCTCGTTGGAAGTGGGATCGCCATCTTTCAGCAGTTAATTGGTATTAATGCGGTGATCTACTATGCACCGACCATTTTCACGAAAGCTGGTCTCGGTGATTCAGCTTCCATTCTTGGCACGCTTGGGATCGGAATCGTAAATGTCTTAATGACGCTTGTTGCGATCGCTACGATTGATAAACTCGGTCGAAAAAAACTGTTACTCCTCGGCAATGTTGGCATGTCGTTAAGCTTAGCCGTTCTTGCTACGATTCTCTTTACGGCAGAATTGACCACGACAATTGCCTGGTTAACCGTTGTCTTTCTCGGTCTCTTTATCGTCTTTTTCTCCGCCACTTGGGGTCCGGTTGTTTGGGTTATGCTACCAGAACTCTTCCCGAATAAAGCACGTGGCGCAGCGACAGGATTTACAACACTCCTGTTATCGGCATCAAACCTAATTGTTTCATTGTTTTTCCCTGTTTTACTTGGTGCGCTCGGAACAGCATGGGTATTTGTGATCTTTGCAGTAATCGGCGTATTTGCCTTCTTATTTGTCATGAAATATGTACCAGAAACAAAAGGACGAAGTCTTGAAGACATTGAAAATGAGCTTAGAGGAGAAGCTTCTGCTTCATAA
- a CDS encoding TetR/AcrR family transcriptional regulator: MPKATFYNLKEEKRQILIDAAKQEFSRVSLYEASISNILKTAGIPRGSFYQYFEDKEDAFFYLLNEHAKERHECLVSNLKKFEGDLFKAISEIFRSTLEHSEDKGQRDFIRNVLLNMNYKIENTFSQYLSEDVANERYDDIYDLVNAEQLNVSNRKEMFHVMQILTAVTFHNLIQSVSNNLSVSAAMKKYETELKLLQSGLMRSSS, translated from the coding sequence GTGCCAAAAGCAACGTTCTATAATTTAAAAGAAGAAAAGCGACAAATCTTAATTGATGCTGCGAAACAGGAATTTTCAAGAGTTTCTCTTTACGAAGCATCTATATCCAATATCTTAAAAACAGCTGGCATTCCAAGGGGAAGTTTTTACCAATACTTCGAGGATAAAGAAGATGCGTTTTTTTATTTATTAAATGAACATGCAAAAGAACGTCACGAATGCTTGGTTTCAAACTTAAAAAAGTTTGAAGGAGATTTGTTTAAAGCGATTAGTGAAATTTTTAGGTCAACACTTGAGCATTCTGAGGATAAAGGGCAAAGGGATTTTATACGAAACGTATTACTTAACATGAACTACAAAATTGAAAACACGTTTTCACAATATTTATCAGAAGACGTTGCTAATGAGCGGTATGATGATATTTATGATCTTGTTAATGCCGAACAGCTAAATGTATCAAACCGAAAAGAAATGTTTCATGTGATGCAAATTCTAACCGCAGTTACCTTTCATAATTTGATTCAAAGTGTTTCGAACAACTTATCGGTCTCAGCTGCAATGAAGAAATATGAGACGGAGCTTAAACTATTGCAATCGGGTCTTATGCGATCGTCTTCTTAA
- a CDS encoding DHA2 family efflux MFS transporter permease subunit translates to MNDNQQSGEGIGSFNKVPLLIVLLSGAFAAILNQTLLATALPHIMVDLDLEASTAQWLTSIFMLVNGVMIPITAFLIGKFTTRTLFLTAMGLFAVGTAICAVAPNFPLLMVGRIIQASGAGIIIPLMQTILFLIFPVEKRGTAMGMFGLVISFAPAIGPTLSGWLVEQYPWRSLFYVILPIVIIDFIIAYLILKNVTEQTNPKLDILSIVLSSLGFGGLLYGFSSAGTNGWASEQVVISMIIGAVTLCWFILRQLKLKQPVLQFRVFQYKLFTLTTVLGMVVFIAMIGAATVLPLLMQNMLGFTAFESGLMLLPGALIMGFMNPITGRIFDKFGAKWLAIIGLIIVTVTTFMFTNLTPETTFTYLAIVNAVRMFGVAMVMMPVTTAGLNQLPAHLIPHGTAMNNTMRQVSGAVGTALLVTVMSQAAQPSRGVEGLVHGVNVSFIVAGISAIIGLVMAFFIRQPKADKEPAERTKVATEN, encoded by the coding sequence ATGAACGACAATCAACAATCAGGAGAAGGGATTGGCTCCTTTAACAAAGTGCCGCTTTTGATCGTCCTTTTATCCGGAGCTTTTGCAGCCATTTTAAACCAAACGCTTCTTGCAACAGCTCTGCCTCATATTATGGTCGATCTCGATCTTGAGGCAAGTACAGCTCAGTGGTTAACGTCGATCTTTATGCTCGTCAATGGCGTGATGATTCCGATTACGGCATTTCTAATAGGGAAGTTCACCACAAGAACACTCTTTTTAACCGCGATGGGATTATTTGCAGTCGGAACGGCGATTTGTGCAGTGGCACCGAATTTTCCCCTCCTCATGGTCGGACGAATTATTCAGGCTTCTGGAGCGGGGATTATCATTCCCCTCATGCAAACGATTCTCTTTTTAATCTTTCCCGTGGAAAAACGCGGAACGGCAATGGGAATGTTTGGCCTTGTCATTTCATTTGCACCAGCAATCGGACCGACGTTATCCGGTTGGCTCGTTGAACAATATCCGTGGAGAAGTTTGTTTTATGTCATTCTTCCCATTGTGATTATTGATTTTATTATTGCTTATTTGATTTTGAAAAACGTGACAGAACAAACGAATCCGAAGCTTGATATTTTATCAATCGTCCTTTCATCATTGGGGTTCGGCGGTTTACTATACGGATTTAGTAGTGCAGGAACAAATGGATGGGCCAGTGAACAGGTCGTGATCTCGATGATCATTGGGGCGGTAACGCTATGTTGGTTCATTTTACGTCAGCTAAAATTAAAACAACCCGTGCTTCAATTTAGAGTGTTTCAATATAAGCTTTTCACATTAACAACAGTTTTGGGTATGGTTGTGTTTATCGCCATGATTGGGGCGGCAACTGTGCTTCCCTTGCTGATGCAAAATATGCTTGGTTTCACAGCGTTTGAATCAGGTTTAATGCTTTTACCTGGTGCTCTTATAATGGGCTTTATGAACCCTATTACTGGACGAATTTTTGATAAGTTTGGTGCCAAGTGGCTTGCCATTATTGGGCTGATCATCGTAACGGTGACGACATTTATGTTTACGAACTTAACCCCAGAAACAACGTTCACTTATCTTGCCATTGTGAATGCGGTAAGAATGTTCGGGGTTGCCATGGTTATGATGCCGGTGACAACAGCTGGACTTAATCAGCTTCCAGCTCATCTTATTCCACATGGCACAGCCATGAACAATACCATGCGTCAGGTGTCTGGTGCGGTTGGTACAGCACTTCTTGTAACCGTCATGTCTCAAGCGGCACAGCCATCGCGTGGTGTGGAAGGTCTTGTTCACGGGGTAAATGTCTCCTTTATCGTTGCGGGGATTTCTGCGATTATTGGGCTTGTGATGGCATTCTTTATCAGGCAGCCAAAAGCGGATAAAGAACCTGCTGAACGAACCAAAGTAGCGACTGAAAATTAA
- a CDS encoding MerR family transcriptional regulator: protein MLTLTLRNPLKLTWKGGDVVVKHVKEVANLTGISIRTLHYYDEIGLLSPATSETGYRLYTNDDIEKLQQILFFKALDFPLKKIKNILGRPDFNQLEALHYQKERLVEKKERLETIIATIDQTIQNVKGERTMTDQEKFKGLDFSQNPYEQEARKKFGDEAINQSSQKLKSLNSVEKDVLEQSFHAIYQNLAKLRHGSPASEEAQNAIHEWYDFLNNNIGYHYTLEAFQGLGQMYIEDERFTKNIDQYGEGLALFMRDAMTVYVDRNK, encoded by the coding sequence ATGTTGACTCTTACGTTACGTAATCCTCTAAAGTTAACATGGAAAGGAGGAGATGTTGTTGTGAAACACGTGAAAGAAGTTGCTAATTTAACTGGTATTAGCATTCGAACCCTTCATTACTACGACGAAATTGGCCTATTATCGCCTGCAACATCAGAAACCGGCTATCGTCTTTATACGAACGATGATATTGAAAAGCTACAGCAAATTTTGTTCTTTAAGGCACTTGATTTCCCACTTAAGAAAATCAAAAACATTTTAGGACGGCCTGATTTCAATCAACTTGAAGCATTGCACTATCAAAAAGAACGACTTGTCGAAAAGAAAGAGCGTTTGGAAACGATCATTGCAACGATCGACCAAACGATTCAGAATGTGAAAGGAGAACGGACTATGACAGATCAAGAGAAATTTAAAGGCTTGGATTTTTCTCAAAACCCGTACGAACAGGAAGCTCGGAAAAAATTTGGGGATGAAGCGATTAATCAGTCCTCACAAAAATTAAAAAGCCTAAATTCGGTTGAAAAAGATGTACTCGAGCAGTCTTTTCATGCTATTTATCAAAACCTTGCCAAGTTAAGACACGGCTCACCCGCTTCAGAAGAAGCACAAAATGCCATTCACGAGTGGTATGACTTTCTAAACAACAATATAGGCTATCATTATACGCTTGAGGCGTTTCAAGGACTTGGTCAAATGTATATCGAAGATGAGCGCTTCACGAAAAACATTGACCAATACGGAGAAGGTCTCGCGCTTTTTATGAGAGATGCCATGACTGTGTATGTAGACAGAAACAAATAA
- a CDS encoding alpha/beta fold hydrolase, whose product MQEMSMVLRDGRRLGYWGYGDETGTPIMLFHGTPGSRIWFLEDDELAKAMGIYLISIDRPGYGLSTFQHNRTILDWAVDVEELASHLGLNRFSVLGVSGGGPFAAACAFALPDRIHHTALVSSATPFRKGKAPKGMAKENRIAFFLTKYFPWVIRKANLAQKKMIEKNPAKYKSSILTASHRHLSEWDRELLKEEPLVETSYYHAKEAYRQGVEGVLYETQLLSKEWGFEISEIRSPLRIWHGEKDTLSPVSEIRKLAAQSSSTEITVIDEAGHFLTENEDLWADMLGYLKGSSNGVYVNA is encoded by the coding sequence ATGCAGGAAATGTCAATGGTTTTAAGAGATGGAAGAAGACTTGGCTATTGGGGTTATGGTGATGAAACAGGGACGCCAATCATGCTTTTTCATGGAACGCCAGGATCACGCATCTGGTTTTTAGAAGATGATGAACTGGCAAAAGCAATGGGCATTTACTTAATTTCAATTGATCGACCGGGATACGGACTTTCGACTTTTCAACATAACAGAACAATTCTCGACTGGGCTGTTGATGTGGAGGAGCTTGCATCCCATCTTGGTTTAAACCGTTTTTCTGTCCTCGGCGTTTCTGGAGGGGGACCGTTTGCTGCGGCGTGTGCGTTTGCTTTACCTGATCGTATTCATCATACCGCACTAGTTTCTTCAGCTACGCCTTTTCGAAAGGGGAAAGCGCCGAAGGGAATGGCAAAAGAAAACCGTATTGCCTTTTTTCTCACAAAGTACTTTCCATGGGTAATTAGGAAAGCCAACCTAGCTCAAAAGAAAATGATAGAGAAAAATCCAGCGAAATACAAGTCATCCATATTAACTGCCTCACACCGTCATCTCTCCGAGTGGGATCGCGAATTGCTAAAAGAAGAACCACTTGTGGAAACAAGCTACTATCATGCAAAAGAAGCTTATCGACAAGGTGTAGAAGGTGTGTTGTATGAAACGCAGCTTTTATCGAAGGAGTGGGGCTTTGAGATTAGTGAGATTCGAAGTCCACTTCGAATTTGGCATGGAGAAAAAGATACGCTCTCACCAGTGAGCGAAATTCGTAAGCTGGCAGCACAGAGTTCATCAACTGAAATTACTGTAATTGATGAAGCAGGTCATTTTTTAACTGAAAATGAAGATCTTTGGGCTGATATGTTAGGCTATTTAAAAGGTAGCAGTAATGGCGTTTACGTAAACGCTTAA
- a CDS encoding maltose acetyltransferase domain-containing protein: protein MKTEREKMVSGELYRPDDRELLGDRLHARQITRLYNQTIETDLEERTRLLKTFLGSTKQNVYIEPTFKCDYGYNIHVGENFFANFDCVFLDICEIRFGDNCMLAPGVHIYAATHPLDPTERNSGQEYGKPVLIGDNVWIGGGAIINPGVTIGSNAVIASGAVVVKDVPANVVVGGNPARVLKHIEG, encoded by the coding sequence TTGAAAACAGAAAGAGAAAAAATGGTGAGCGGGGAGCTTTACCGTCCAGACGATCGTGAGCTTCTAGGGGATCGCCTTCATGCAAGACAGATAACAAGATTATACAATCAAACCATTGAAACAGATTTAGAAGAAAGAACGAGGTTGTTGAAGACCTTTCTTGGTTCAACGAAACAGAACGTATACATTGAACCCACGTTTAAATGTGATTACGGTTACAACATACATGTGGGAGAGAACTTTTTCGCGAATTTCGACTGTGTGTTTCTCGATATTTGTGAGATTCGATTTGGAGACAACTGTATGTTAGCTCCAGGTGTACATATTTACGCAGCTACACATCCCCTAGATCCGACTGAACGCAATTCAGGTCAAGAATATGGAAAGCCTGTTTTGATTGGTGACAACGTTTGGATTGGCGGAGGCGCGATCATCAATCCAGGTGTAACGATCGGAAGTAATGCCGTTATCGCTTCTGGAGCGGTAGTTGTTAAAGATGTACCGGCAAATGTGGTGGTTGGCGGGAATCCAGCAAGAGTACTTAAACACATAGAGGGCTAA
- a CDS encoding sensor histidine kinase yields MAVREQLLDYLDQNLESYLIKWKAKIRIADTDVHRDKVEANGILMYRLVQKNIEEPICEEKIISLAHKVAIERAEANVNIGDFIYNVNAGRSVLMKHMTYSNVQLNDLQTILDSINELFDLFSYHAVTEYTKLKENELQEKISFIDETHQEKLSILGQMSSSFVHEFRNPLTAIMGFVKLLQKENPSLNYIDVIDHELQQLNFRIAQFLHVSKKEIDSGLEEWLEVNAIFESIIEFIYPSIVDIDVEIRNDFPEGISIFGQQDKLRQVFLNILMNSLDALKAEGYPRCIHIHGERLHGTIHIYITNNGPKIPMETLDRIFEPFYTTKELGTGIGLYVCQKIIQNHSGNISCQSDENETTFTVSLPFLDKSDLSNETL; encoded by the coding sequence ATGGCTGTACGCGAGCAACTACTAGACTATCTGGATCAAAACCTGGAAAGCTATCTTATTAAATGGAAAGCAAAAATTCGAATTGCCGATACGGATGTTCACCGAGATAAAGTAGAGGCGAATGGCATTCTTATGTACCGTCTAGTGCAGAAAAACATTGAGGAGCCGATTTGTGAGGAAAAAATCATATCGCTAGCTCATAAAGTTGCGATTGAGCGAGCTGAAGCAAACGTGAATATTGGCGATTTTATTTACAATGTGAATGCAGGCCGAAGCGTTCTTATGAAGCATATGACCTACTCAAATGTCCAATTGAATGACTTGCAAACGATTTTAGATTCTATCAATGAACTCTTTGATCTGTTTTCATATCATGCAGTAACAGAATATACGAAGTTAAAAGAAAATGAACTTCAGGAGAAAATTTCTTTTATTGATGAAACGCATCAGGAGAAGCTTTCGATTCTAGGTCAGATGTCTTCTAGTTTCGTACACGAATTTAGAAACCCACTTACTGCAATTATGGGGTTTGTAAAGCTGCTACAAAAAGAAAATCCCTCATTAAATTATATTGATGTGATAGACCATGAACTTCAGCAGTTAAATTTTCGTATTGCTCAGTTTCTTCATGTCTCGAAGAAGGAAATCGATAGTGGTCTTGAAGAATGGTTAGAAGTGAATGCGATCTTCGAGTCAATTATAGAATTCATTTATCCTAGCATTGTTGACATAGACGTAGAGATTCGAAATGACTTTCCTGAAGGGATTTCTATTTTTGGACAACAGGATAAGTTAAGGCAAGTTTTTCTTAACATTCTCATGAATTCTTTAGATGCTTTGAAGGCTGAAGGTTATCCAAGATGTATACACATTCATGGTGAACGGTTGCATGGAACAATTCATATTTATATTACGAACAACGGTCCTAAAATCCCAATGGAAACATTAGATCGAATATTTGAACCTTTTTATACAACGAAAGAACTTGGCACTGGAATTGGTCTGTATGTTTGTCAGAAGATCATTCAAAATCATAGCGGCAATATTAGCTGTCAGTCAGATGAAAACGAAACAACTTTTACGGTAAGCTTACCCTTTCTAGATAAAAGCGATCTGTCGAATGAAACACTTTAA
- a CDS encoding DinB family protein — protein MFRQMEDFVHVWERETAQTGKLLSYLTDESLSQKVAPDHFTLEKLGVHLSQAITFMMSSAGLDLTPLEERESYDAHEIKAIYEQTAEGFVRVLQEQWNDEKLLELTTFFGSETTYGSILYLLLQHQTHHRGQMTVLMRQAGLTVPGMVGPSREEWAAMKG, from the coding sequence ATGTTCCGTCAAATGGAAGATTTTGTTCATGTTTGGGAGCGCGAAACGGCGCAAACTGGTAAACTGTTGAGTTATTTAACAGATGAGTCTCTTTCACAAAAGGTTGCACCAGATCATTTTACGCTTGAAAAGTTAGGGGTTCACTTATCACAGGCAATCACGTTTATGATGTCTAGTGCTGGACTTGATCTAACTCCTTTAGAAGAACGGGAGTCATACGATGCTCATGAAATTAAAGCGATATATGAGCAAACGGCTGAAGGTTTTGTCCGTGTGCTACAAGAGCAGTGGAATGATGAAAAATTATTAGAATTAACAACGTTTTTTGGTAGTGAAACAACTTACGGAAGTATTCTGTATTTATTGCTTCAACATCAAACACACCACCGGGGACAAATGACGGTTCTGATGCGTCAAGCCGGTTTAACCGTTCCTGGAATGGTAGGACCATCTCGAGAAGAGTGGGCTGCTATGAAAGGGTAA
- a CDS encoding peroxiredoxin: MDEKQSCSLPNCAQTNDQAPLFRAEAYDPIEKKIKEIDLADYKGKWVILFFYTSDFTFVUPTELAAVAAIYPELQAMNTIVLGISTDSVYAHKVFTEVSPAASKVNYPLVSDRNHRISRDYRVLNEEAGATYRGTVIINPEGVIVSKMMYPVEVGRNAYEILRLMQALQYNKKTGEAVPANWVPGQPGIVRRSKYIGRV, from the coding sequence GTGGATGAAAAGCAATCATGTTCTCTTCCGAACTGTGCACAAACAAACGATCAGGCTCCTTTATTTCGAGCTGAAGCCTATGACCCGATTGAGAAGAAGATTAAAGAAATCGATCTTGCGGACTATAAAGGAAAATGGGTAATCTTATTTTTCTATACAAGTGATTTTACCTTTGTGTGACCAACAGAACTAGCAGCGGTCGCTGCTATTTATCCAGAGCTTCAAGCTATGAATACTATTGTTCTTGGAATTAGTACAGATAGCGTGTATGCCCATAAAGTTTTTACCGAGGTGTCACCAGCCGCCTCTAAAGTGAACTATCCTCTTGTTAGTGATCGGAATCATCGGATTAGCCGAGACTACCGCGTGTTAAATGAAGAAGCGGGTGCAACGTATCGAGGAACAGTTATTATAAATCCAGAAGGCGTAATCGTTTCAAAGATGATGTATCCTGTCGAGGTGGGAAGAAACGCTTATGAAATTCTTCGTCTCATGCAAGCACTTCAATATAATAAAAAAACGGGAGAAGCAGTGCCGGCAAATTGGGTGCCAGGTCAACCGGGAATCGTTCGTCGGTCAAAGTATATTGGAAGGGTGTGA